The Thermococcus henrietii genome segment TATTCGCTTCTCAAAATCTCTATTATCCGCCTGTCCCTCTCGATGGCGTAGACCTTTCCCGCCTTCTCGGCGAGCTCCTTTGTGAGAACGCCCAGTCCCGGCCCGATTTCGAGAACGACATCGCGTTCGCTCAGCTCTGCCCTCTCGACGTTCCTCTCGATGATGTCGGGCACTATCAGAAAGTTCTGGCCGAGGTCGCGGTTGGGTCTGAGGTTGTACTTGTAAATAAGGGAGAAGAGCTCGTCCCTCATCCCCTGAAAATCCTCCTGTGGCCGACGAAGAGCTTGTAGCGGTCCTTGTCCTGGAGCTCATCAACGATTCTCTTGGCTATCATCTTGACCGGGTCGGGGAGGCCCTTAACGCGCTTTCTCAGGTCCTCAAAGCTCTTGAAGGGCTCCCTCTGCCTCTCTTCAATGATTTCCCACATGTGCTTCTTTCCTATGCCCGGCAGGAGCTCGAGGCTGTGGAGCCTGTTGGTTATCGGGGGGGCAACGTTGAAGAACTGGATGAAGCGTTCTTCATTGTTCTTAACAATCTCCTCTACGACGTAGGGGAGTTCCGCTTTGGCAGTGTCGGTCAGGTCGTTGTAGGTTATCTTCTTGTTGATGAGGAGGATTTTATCGCGGTTCCCCTTGCCAATGAAAACCCTCTCGTAGAGCATTAGGTCCTCTTTGGGCGTTACCTCAAGGAGCGTGAAGGCCTTCTCACCGAGCACCTGGGCAACTGGCTTCCCGCTTCGCCTGCCGGTTGAGATATCGAGGTACCCCTCGGGAAGGTAGTCGAGCACGTAAGCGTACTCCTCATATTCAAGGTTTCGCCTCTTCTTCTCGAGGCTTTCACGGTAAGAATGTCTCCTGTACCTGTCCATTCTCTCTCCCCCAGAACTTATTTTGGCCCGGAGTTTTTATACTTTCCTCACGCTAAGAAAAGGAGAAAATCAGTCGAGGGGCCGGTACTCGTCAACGAGCTTGACTATCTCCTCGGCCTCCTCGGGCGAGGGCATGTAGTCCTCCTTCGCGAAGATGACCCTGATGTCGAGGTAGTCCTCGGGGAGGATGTCCACTATCTTCGAGGCTATTCTGTCGTCAATCCAGTCAAAGAGCTCCATGAGCTTCTCCTTGAGCTCCTTTGCCTTCTCGGGGCTGAGCTTGGCGAACTTCTCGGCATGCTCAAGGCTAACCCTTGCCTCGTAGAACATCGGCTCCTCGGGGTTCTCCTCCATGCCCTCCTCTTTCCTGCGCTCGAGGAGCTCCCTGGTCTCGGCTATCGTGAGGTAGCGCTCCCCGAGCTTTTTACGGCCTATCATGCTCATCCCTTCTGTGGCCTGAGGTGAACCGGGTGTATGAAGAAGGTCTTAACCTTGCCCCCGTCCCTTATCTGGACGATGTAAGCATCGCCGCGCTTGCCGACGACGGTTCCGGTCCTTCCGTGGAACCTCGGGTCGGGCATGCCCTTGTGGTAGCTCGGCTCTATGACGATGTGAACCCTCTGCCCGACCTCAAACTCCTGAAGGAACCTGGTAAGCGGGGGAAGACCCCTCTTTCTCGGCTTCTTGCTGAGCTTACCCCTGGTCTTCCTCCTAAAGCTGTGCGCTTTCTGAACCATTTTCACCACCTCTCAACTTTTACGGGCCCCAACGGGCAAACTCGGATTTACGACACGGGATTTTTCAAGGGGGGACGCTTTTCGCTCCGTTTAGACTTAGGACTAACCCCCTGGGAATCACTAAAACCTACAAGGGCCCCTTTATAAATCTTTCACTCAAAAGGTGGAAAAAGGAAAGTCATCCGCGCCTCCGCAGTGCAACGAGGAGCGGGAGGAGGAGAATAACCCCGGGCCCGCAGATGCTTTCTTTATGTGAGTCCTCAACCGTGACGACTTTGACCGGGGCTTTCTCTGCCCTCCAAATTTTTATCGGTTCGTCCACGACCTTCACGCCGAGTTTTCCCTTTGTGACCACTGGTCCAGGGGTTAGTTCAACGTCCACTGGCATTACGTTGACCCTGAAGTCGTGAGCTCCAATTAGGGGGCCCTCGGGTTTTGATTGCAGGTTGGACAGTATTGCAAAGCCCCGGAAGTGTAGCACCGCTCCTGAGGCGGTTGTTTTCCTCCAGATGGCTATGAAGGAATTCCCGTTTGCGCTCACTCCCACGGGCTCTGACAGGAACTCAGGTAGGGTCGTTTTTTCCCATGACATTCCATTGGAGACCGCGACAAAGCTACCAACCACTATTCCCATCGTGTCGGTTTTTATGACTGCGTAGGTGGTGTTAAGGTCATCGTTGCAGGCCAGCCTGAAGGCCTCAACGACAGTTGGCTGGAAAAGGAGGTAGTTCCCTGAAACGGTCAGCGCCGGTGCCGGTTCTGTTGAAGATGTACTCGTGCTCAGGACGGTGACGTTTTCACTTTTTTCGGTGCAGGTTTTCTCGGGAATCAGGGTGTACAGCTTGGCCCAGATGGTGGAGTTTCCGACGATTGCCCCAAGAACCGTCCCGTTCGAGGAACCTCCAAGAAAGTAGACTGTATTCCCCATCGAGAGCGCCGATTTTATGAAAAACCCCTTGAGAGAACTCGTTACCTTCCACGTCTCGACTGGGTTGCCTTCTTTATCGAGCCTCAGGTAGTACCAGTTCCTCTCATCGTGCAGTATCAGGCAGTATCCGTCCCTAACCGTTCCAATCGCCGTGCTGTAAAGTTCTCCGGGGCCGTGAGGTATCCTGTACTTCCCGGCCCAGAGGAGTTTCCCGTTTCCGTCGAGTGCCAGGACGACTGGAACCGTAACCTGTTTTTCACCCTTGAAGCTGTCAACGTGGGTCGCGATGAGTATCTGGTTTCCCGCCTGAACAGCGTCGTCAACGGTCATTATCCAGCCCGGGCTCACGTTGAGCAGGTAATCCTTGGACCACCGGAGCCTTCCATCTTTCCCGAGTTTAATCACCCAGATGTCTGTGTGATTTCCCTCGTCGCTCTGCCCGATGAGGAGGATTGAGCCATTGGCGGTTGCCCTGAGAATCCTTGGTGAGGGATGCAACGGGACACCTTTTACGTTCTCGCCCCACTTAATCGAGCCGTTGGGGTAGAATTCCCCAACCCAGGCCCCTGAGACCACTGGCGTTCCATTGGGGGTCAAGTTGAACGGAACAACGACGATGAAGCCTCCAGCCCCATCGTTCCCTACACCCGCTATCACCTCTGGATACGTTGCCATACCTTCTGGCGGCGCAAGTATGACCGCAGAACCGCTGACAAAGCCAATCGTAAGCAATGCAACAAACACCGCTGGGGGAACCCTCCAAGACATATCTACCACCAAATCCAACTTTGCAAAGGAAATATAAAAAGATTTCTTGAGGGAACACAACTACTCGTCT includes the following:
- a CDS encoding DUF655 domain-containing protein; translation: MDRYRRHSYRESLEKKRRNLEYEEYAYVLDYLPEGYLDISTGRRSGKPVAQVLGEKAFTLLEVTPKEDLMLYERVFIGKGNRDKILLINKKITYNDLTDTAKAELPYVVEEIVKNNEERFIQFFNVAPPITNRLHSLELLPGIGKKHMWEIIEERQREPFKSFEDLRKRVKGLPDPVKMIAKRIVDELQDKDRYKLFVGHRRIFRG
- a CDS encoding RNA polymerase Rpb4 family protein, which translates into the protein MIGRKKLGERYLTIAETRELLERRKEEGMEENPEEPMFYEARVSLEHAEKFAKLSPEKAKELKEKLMELFDWIDDRIASKIVDILPEDYLDIRVIFAKEDYMPSPEEAEEIVKLVDEYRPLD
- a CDS encoding 50S ribosomal protein L21e, whose translation is MVQKAHSFRRKTRGKLSKKPRKRGLPPLTRFLQEFEVGQRVHIVIEPSYHKGMPDPRFHGRTGTVVGKRGDAYIVQIRDGGKVKTFFIHPVHLRPQKG
- a CDS encoding CGP-CTERM sorting domain-containing protein; protein product: MVDMSWRVPPAVFVALLTIGFVSGSAVILAPPEGMATYPEVIAGVGNDGAGGFIVVVPFNLTPNGTPVVSGAWVGEFYPNGSIKWGENVKGVPLHPSPRILRATANGSILLIGQSDEGNHTDIWVIKLGKDGRLRWSKDYLLNVSPGWIMTVDDAVQAGNQILIATHVDSFKGEKQVTVPVVLALDGNGKLLWAGKYRIPHGPGELYSTAIGTVRDGYCLILHDERNWYYLRLDKEGNPVETWKVTSSLKGFFIKSALSMGNTVYFLGGSSNGTVLGAIVGNSTIWAKLYTLIPEKTCTEKSENVTVLSTSTSSTEPAPALTVSGNYLLFQPTVVEAFRLACNDDLNTTYAVIKTDTMGIVVGSFVAVSNGMSWEKTTLPEFLSEPVGVSANGNSFIAIWRKTTASGAVLHFRGFAILSNLQSKPEGPLIGAHDFRVNVMPVDVELTPGPVVTKGKLGVKVVDEPIKIWRAEKAPVKVVTVEDSHKESICGPGVILLLPLLVALRRRG